A single genomic interval of Aminivibrio sp. harbors:
- a CDS encoding DUF1847 domain-containing protein codes for MKCHLCATKGCARGEPCSPGKGTELYDGEDLRLLTTASDVEALYYCTLNRLEEIMEFARRMEYKTLGIAFCVGFSDEAALLGNILSEEFDVHSACCKVCSMTKDEIGAARRPWIGAVSCNPAEQARLLDEAGSQFSIVLGLCVGHDSIFYRHSKAPVTTFVVKDRVLGHNPAAVLYSRYLLKNLKRAPKERAE; via the coding sequence ATGAAATGTCATCTGTGCGCAACGAAGGGGTGCGCCCGGGGAGAGCCCTGCAGCCCAGGCAAGGGAACGGAATTGTATGACGGTGAGGATCTCCGCCTCCTGACGACGGCATCCGACGTGGAGGCCCTGTACTACTGCACCCTGAACCGCCTGGAGGAGATCATGGAATTCGCTCGGAGGATGGAGTACAAAACCCTCGGGATAGCCTTCTGTGTCGGTTTTTCCGACGAGGCCGCCCTCCTGGGGAACATCCTCTCGGAGGAGTTCGATGTCCATTCCGCCTGCTGCAAGGTGTGTTCCATGACGAAAGACGAAATAGGGGCTGCGAGGCGTCCCTGGATCGGTGCCGTCTCCTGCAACCCGGCGGAGCAGGCCCGGCTTCTCGACGAGGCGGGGTCTCAATTCAGCATCGTCCTCGGCCTCTGCGTCGGTCATGACAGCATTTTTTACCGTCATTCGAAGGCTCCGGTAACGACCTTCGTGGTGAAGGACAGGGTCCTGGGACACAACCCCGCGGCGGTGCTCTACAGCCGGTATCTCCTGAAAAATCTGAAGCGCGCTCCAAAGGAGCGTGCGGAATGA